From Solanum lycopersicum chromosome 4, SLM_r2.1:
tttttttaaaaaaataaataaatgaaaattggttttttatttaagtatttTCTAAAAAGTTCGAATATTgtaaattacatttttgtatCAACCtagttatttttaaagaattagtcaaaaattattttagtcaATTCGTTGGATAACCACATATTAGCGGCTACTTTAAGTGATAATACCTTCTTAAAGTAGTATTAAGAACTTCCAAAACTTTCCTCCATTGATACCAATTAATCACTATTAAAATACCTTAATATATCTTAATATTTGCACACAATTTTACACAATACATTTCATCTAATTTCATAAAGATATTCAATAATTACTTTTCACCATTCAAAACTACTAGATCTGGACACTTTAACCTAGAAAAATGTAAACGACGACAAATCAAAAACAATGTTGACAGCAAAATAGGTCAAGATACTCATTAGACATATTTCGTCCGATTTTCTGAATTTTCCTTTTGCTGattatgttcaattttttgcacaattgcatttttaatttgggagaagagaaaacaaaaaagaaattagaaagGTGCTAGGAAAGGgagaaagggaaaaatggaTGTCTAGGTGGGAAGAACAACAAAAGTGATGGTTGAAGAGGAAAAAAGGAAACATGGATGAGTGGGGAAGAGAAAGAAGtgaaacatttatttttaattttgttttctctttatATTCTAATCtccttttttttgtattatttttaatttaaattcttaCGTCATCGCTTCTTTTACGCATGGAATCACATATTTATTTCAGCTCATTAATCTAGTTGCTACATAACCTAATCAATAGTCAGTGGGGTTTAAAATGTTAAGTTTGATTGAGTTAGAGGATTCAGTTGACAAAGTTCTAAGTTGAAaggtcaaaaatacaaaaatatacaaGTATAAGAGTCCAACAGACAATTCCAACTTATTtgtatttacataaatttaaaaagcaactatattttgcttatttttctACAATTATATTTCCACAAAATATATTGGAGATAATTGCTTGTTCAAATAATTATGATATACTATAAGAATTATATTTGTAGTTATTTTTTGTGGGAAGTgatcatatttttaatgttaaatatttaaattaattatttattactactttcttttttagtcAATTTCCTTACAGATTGCTTATATTCATTGTTTACCAATTTAAATTTAGAGTGGTTAATCTTTGtaggataaaattttaaaatttaatttaaaaaccgtttaaaaaaatagttacaaACCCATGTTTTATCTCACATATATCCAAATTATTAGAAGAGTTTTCTAAttcaaaatatacatttttccGTTCCCAATATCTCTCATAcgttatcttttttttttttggctgcTCTCTCATATATTATTACACACAATATTCTCATTACTAACATTGATGATTAAACATTTATGttgatgtatatattatttaattatatccAATTTTGGATTTTTACAATTTGTAGATTTTTACTGTgctaaattttatgttttaatcaaaatactGGTGTCATAAGGCTAAATTGGAGAAGAAGCTCTCAAATGTAGTGGCAAACAAACAGGGAAGTATGTATTTATAATCTATATAACAAAGTACTAATTAACACTTCGTTTTGTTCTCGCGAGTATTTCCTTGATTTTCGTACTCtatataagtttatttttttccaataagAAAAGACAAAATATTACCATAAACTGTTCTACTTCTcatgaaaggaaaatatatttttctttcatacgtgatttattctttttctctaCAAGTCTGAAATCCTATAAATTGAAGATCTATATCCTCAAAGTTGAACATAATAATATCCACAATGTAGTCGTTTAAGGATAATTTATGAGAAGATTTTCTCCTaaacatatttatgtttttttaaatattagttttCAATATGCAGGTCGCTTGACcaaataatattcataattgaAAACTTATGGATTAATCACCATCAAGGAGATGCAAAGAATCAGAAAGAAGAAGATACAGAGAATTATGTAGAAGGAGAACTCATTCTCATTAATCTGAAAgcatctaaaaaaatatttttacattgcTATGTCTAtacaaaaagaaagatattgtGCTAATTACttcttaacaactttctaaccTTCTAATTGCTTCTGGTATAATTATAGTGCAAACTACCCTACTTCTAGTTGTCATAAGTCTAACCAACACCCCTCCTCAAGTTGATGATTGAAACAGGTTATTCAATCCCAGCTTGGAAACTAAGTATTCATGTGACAATCTTCCCAAGCTCTTAGTGAGAAGATCAACTAGTTGTTCCTTTGTTGATACATACAGTGTTTGAATCAGTCcttgaacattttttttctcttacaaAATGACTGTCACTGTCAATGCATTTAGCTCTTTCATGAAATATTAGATTAGCACCAATTTGAATTGCAGCTTTGCTATCACAAAACAACTGTATAGGCTGCTTGATGTTAACTCCTAGCTCTTTGTACAAACCTTCCAGCCACGTTATTTCAGCAAGTGTATACGCCATGGCTCTGAACTCAGCTTCTGTAGAACTCCTTGCTACTGTCTCTTGTTTCTTGGATTTCCAGGATATTAAGGCATCACCAAATTTCACAGTGTACCCTGTAACTGATCTCCTGGACTCAAGACATCCACTCCAATCAGAGTCAGAATAGGCTACTAGTTTGCCTGAGCTATCTGAAGGCATTAACAGTCAAAGACCTAGTTCAGCTTTGACATATCTGACCACCCTTAGAGCTGCCTCCATATGAGATTGCTTAGGCTTGTGCATAAATTGACTCAACACCTACACAACATAAGATATGTCCACTCTAGTCATTGTTAGATACAAGAGTCTTCCAATTAGTCCATGATATGGACCAACATCTTTTAATAATTGATCACTAGATTccattttttctccttttatatGGTTGTCATACTCAAAAGAAGTCACCTTAACATTGGCTTCTAGAGGTGTGTTAGCAGGTTTAGCACCTACAAGCTCATTTCTGATATCAACTCTAGTGCATACTTCCTTTGGCTTATATGAATTCCCTCTTGTGATCTAGCAAACTCCATGCTCCGAAAGAACTTCAACTAACCTAAGTCTTTCATCTTAAACTTCAACTTGAGATCATTCCTTGTCTGCAAAATCAACTTAGGACATTTACCAGTCACCAAGagatcatctacatatactaagACCACAACTAGATGAATTCCAGTCCTTTTGGTAAATAATGAATAGTCAAAATGACTTTGTTCAAAACCAAGCTGTAATAAGGCCTCAGTAAGTTTCTTGTTCCACTGCCTGGGTACTTATTTCAGACCATAAAGAGATTTGTGCAGTCTACACACTTTATCATTCCTCCTGTGGCTGCCAAACCCTTGAGGAATTGTCATGTAGACCTCTTCAAAGAGATCACCTTGAAGGAATGCATTATGGACATCCATTTGGTAGATAAACCACCTCTTAGCTGCATCAAGAGCCACAATAGACCGGATAGTCACCAGCTTAGCAACTGGAGAAAAAGTCAATATAATCTAGCCTCTTTTTCTAATTAAACAATGTAGCAACCAACCGTGCCTTGTATCGTTCAACCTCTCCATTAGCTTTGTgcttaattttgtacacccactTGCATCCAATTAGAGACTTGCCTGAAGGAAGATCTACTACACTCCATATATTATTATCCATCAAAGCAGCAATCTCAGACTGCATGGTTGCAATCCGTTTAGGATCTGAAGCAGCTTCAGAATAAGAAGTAGGCTCCAAAATAGCTGAGTAAACTGTCAATGTTGAGCTGTAACAGGGAGAGATCTGACCATAGTTCACATAATTGGAAATAGGAAAATGACAGAAGACCTTTGTTCTTATACGAGCAATATAGTTTTTCATCTAAATGGCAGGTTTGGGAGTTCTATAGGATTTTCTAACTGGCTCAACTGAAGTAGACACAGACAAAGGAGCAGCTTCAAGTGGTATGGAAGGGTTAACTTCAACAGCATCATGTGGAGAAGAATCAGGATCATGAGGAACATGTATAGAATCAGCTGGACAGTATTGAGTGGAACACATACGGGGAGAAATATAGGAGGAAATGTAGTGTACAAGTgttgaaaaggaaatatatCTTCCTTAAACACTACATCTCGAAGTCGTAAATGATTTTTCCTGAAGAAGATACATCTTGTAGCCCTTTTGAGTTAAGGGAATAACCAAGAAAAACAGGTGGAACAAATCTAGGTGCAAATTTGCCTGACTTCATCAAGGAAGTTACATAAGCTAGAACCAAAGAACTTTAAGTGAGACAAATCTCATGAGGACTTAGAGAGAATCTCAATTGTTACTTTACCATGAAGAGTATGAGAGGGCAACCTATTAATCAAATACACTACAGTGCCACACAATCCCCCCAAAACCTGAGAGGAGCACTTGCTTGAAATCTGATAGCTCGAGCAGTATCTAAAATGTATCTAAGCCTTCTCTCAACAACTCCATTCTGTTAAGGAGTATAAACACAAGAACTTTGATGCATTATCCCTAAGGATTTGAGTAACATGGAAACTCGAGAATTTAAAAACCCACAACCATTGTCAGttctcaaaattttaacaaCTGCAGAATAGACATTTTCTatcatgagaaaaaaattagtcAGGACAACTATAAATTTTGACTTGGAATTCAACAGAAATATCCAGGTACACCTAGAATACTCATTCCATCATAAGTAGATACCTTGTAGGGACCCCAGACATCatcatgaagaatatgaaaGCAAGCATCAGATTGTGAAGTACTCAGAGGGAAAAGAGTTCTAGTTTGCTTAGCCAAAGGGCATACAATATAATGTTTGTGATCAAAGTTTACATTGTCAACACAAAAATTCAAGTTGTTCAACTGCTTCAAAGTATGTAATGGAGCATGACCCCATCGTTTGTGCCATAGATCTATGCCTACTTTATTCTTAGAATTATCTACTAAGGCAGAATGACACCTAGTGTTGATGCACTCAGGCTTGACACTTCCTGCATTCATAGAAGAAGAATCCACCACATAGATCTTGAACATGTTTCCCAATCCCCTTCACCCTTCCACTGAAGAGATcatgaaaagaacaaaaatcaGGATAGAAATGGACTGAGCAATTCAATTCCATGGTAAGTTTTGACACAGATAGCAAGTTATGTTTGAACTCAGGTATATACATCACATTATGCATGTCATTTCTTCCCAAAACTGTAGAAGACCTAAGTGACTCACTCTAGCTGTGTTTCTAGTAGGTAGCATAACATTGTCTTTGCTTGTATTAAGAAGAGTTCTAGTGTTGGATAGTAGATGAGGATCACTAACCATATGATCGGTTGCTCTTGTGTCTACTATCCATTGGTTAGAGTAATTAACCATACCTGCAGATAAGGCAATACCACTAGTCTCACTGTTCTAGCCAATCATCTGCAGAATTTGATTGTATTGCTTAGGAGTAAAAAGTGGAGCACTGGGATGAGAACTCTGAGAAGATATACCCAATGCATTACTGGAGGTAACTGCAATATATGAAAAGTCTCATGTTCAGAAGCAAAATTACCAGTATTTCCATGTCCTAATGATGAAGCTGAGTGAGAATTAAACTTCTTCTTTGAGTTCTATCTAAAATTCGGAGGATATCCATGGAGCTGGTAACATCGATCACTTGTATGACCAgagtaatgaaaataatcacACTACAGATGACTATTTTTCCTGTGCTTAGAGCTAGAGCTTGAGGCATTGCCTGAGTTGCTCGACCCAGAGTTAGATCTAGAACCTGTGTAGAAGCCAGACCTAGTATTTTCAGTGTGACCTTGACTAGTAGTTGGCCTAAATTTTACTCCTCCTCCTCCGAAATTAGGCTGAAAATTTCCTTTGCTCGTATAAAATACAGCTCCTTCATTAATACTAAGGTTTTAAACTGATTTTCCAAGAGATCTTTGGCTCTCCTCTGAGATCACCATAGAATAAGCTTGATTGATAGAGGGAGTATAAGTCATCAGCACAATTCGACTCTTATTGGGGGCATATGACTCATTTAGACCAATGAGAAACTGAAGTAAACGTTGATAATCAAAATGTTGCATATTCTTCCTAGATTCAGGACGATTACAGGCTAGACAAGGCATTATGTCATCGAATTCATCCCAGTATTCACACAACCTAGAAAAGTAGTCAGAAACACTAGATGTACCTTGTGTCCTAGAGTGAATCTCCTTGTGTAGAAAATAAATGTGTGATACATCAACCTTATCAAACCTTTCCTTTAGGTCACTCCAAACTTTTGATGCATTCAAAGCATAAATCACACTGCTCAAGAGTTCCTTCCTGATTGAATCGATGATCCATGAGAGAACAATGGCATTATACTTCTCCCATAAATCATGAAGAGATGAAGGAAATGCTTCTCTGGTATGTTTCCCATCAACAAAACCAAGTTTACTTTTTCCTAATAAAGCTATACACATAGATCTACTTCAAATAGCATAATTTTCAGAACCAGTTAGTTGAATCGAAATCAAAGAGCTAAGTGATGTATCTGATGGATGCAGATACAGGGGATGGTAATGATCAATCTCGATCGAATGAGATGGAGCAACTGCTGCCTCATTAGACTCACTAACCGCCATGGATTAcatattgaaatttaaaaaaaaattgtcataagTCTAACCAACAATAATGTCTTTagtatgtttttatttgttatctgatttattattcatataatatgaaattgtaAGTTTCTGCGTGATGCTCTAATCACTCTCGAACCCAACgatgtatttatttaaaaaaaaaaaagttgaacaaAAAATTGTCTCTGtggaaagttatattttatactTTGCATATTTTATCGAAAATACTTATTGTATGCGACATGAAAGACTTTAAATCTAATTGCAATACAATATTTCATGAGGTCAACATGAACTTGATTAGCATTTATTTAGTTGTGTGAAATGTGTTGATATATCTACTATGAATCACATGTACAAATGAAGCACGACTATGCATGTACTTTTGTGgccttttctatttattattattattattattattattattattattattattattattattattattattattattatcacttaaCAGTTTCctgatttttggaaaaaaattagtatcttttgatttgaaattttgttagCAACTATGAAATGACCGGAGATGGAAACTTTTCAGTTTTCTCAATATAACAAAACAATATTAGTGAATGGCTAAAGATTCATAAAATTACATCCTGAACTGTTTAGTTTTCTTCTACTTTTCTATCCACCAATTTATATGCTTGTTGTTATGgcctttaattataaattatttaccaAATTATGAGTGTCAAAAGTAAGTGATGGAGTTATCGTTTCAAATTATTTGAGAATGTAAGCTTCTTATTTGAGTCATGTTCTTtagttataaatttatttcatattattatttatacttcataatatttaatttgtttagagTAGGGTATAAtagttatttcattattatgttgtattgaTGGTCAGAATATTATCCGAGAAATTAACATGGAATTATAAATTTGCAACTTCTAAAACAGGTACTCAAGAGAACcataataagttttttttttaatctataaataaaaataagtcacATTCTTTGAGTACACTTTGACTTTGCACTTCAAAGGTGaccaatttccttttttttttacttcatatatatatattatattatagctATTAGTACTTGCGATTAGAGATAGATTGTCATAACGAGCTAAGTTATTATAGATAGACCATAATACTACATATATACACTGACATTATATTATAGCTATTAGTACTTTCGATTACAGATAGATTGTCATAACGAGCTACGTTATTATAGATAGACCATAATACTATTTTACTAGAAGATGCTCCAAGTTGATCAGCCTGTAGCTTCTTCTTTACTATATCAAGTGGAGATAGGAGGATACGTAGATTATCGGTCTGAGTTAGCTTGCAACCTAATCTGTACAAAACGTGGGCTACTTTGTTCCCTTGGCGGAGGCTATGGCGGACCAGTGGACTGCCCAACTTCTTCAATGTTGACCTGCAATGTAAAACAATATAATGGAACAGTCAGGTGGCTGCATGTTTTTTAAGAGTTGTATGACCTCTACGGAATTAGTTTCGATTTCAATAGGTGTCAAATTATAAGAATGGGCAATGATCAACCCAGTAAGGAGAGCTTCCAGTTCTGTCATAATATGGTAGTGACTATTGCTTCTTTTGTGGAAGCCCATAATTCAGTTTCCAGTGGCATTCCGAACGACAACACCGATCCCAcccatttttttatgttttgagaaaGGACCATCAATGTTAAGCTTGTAAAAACAAATATGGGGAGGGTACCATTTTACATGAATATCCACTGTAGTTATGATTGCTAGGGGACTGATTGTGGGTAATTTATTCAATGATTTTTTGTCTGACCATGGAGGTTAGGGGGACGTCGTATTTTCCGTTATGGGTATTATGGTGATGTCAAAGAGCAAAGGGCAAAATCTCAATCCATTTGTACAAACCATGGTCATAAGGAGGGTTCAAATCTCTGAGTGTTAGGAGCCAAAGATCCTGCTGGAAAGGGATTTGAGAAATGTTGATGCCTCAATCTAGCCAAAACTTTCGAGCTATATAGCAATCGAAGAAGATGTGGGTAGTACTTTTGTGAGAGTGACAAAAAATAGGACAAGGAGGACTGGTATCGATACCAATAAGGTGGAGGTAAGCGCGAGTGGGTAAACGAAGTTTCCAAATCCAAGAGAAGATGTAAGGCTGGAGACTTGGAGGGGTGATGAGCCTTTGAACAGACTAGCTGGTGAAAATACCATTGTTATTCAGGGCCCAGTAGGGTTGGTCGAGGTCGCCTTAATCTTTATTGGGGCGAATTCCAAGGCTTGGAGAATGAAAGCGTCTGGGAGCTCGAAACAATTTTTCGACCAGCCCCAACTTTCTCCATTCCAAAGAGACACTGAGTTGAGACGATCATTGCCTTTTTTAAGGGGGCCATGAAGGATAGATCTAAGAAGGGGAGTTTCAGGGATCCATCGATTATCCCATATGTTGATAGAAGTTCCTGTCGTAGGGTTCCGGGCAGTAGCTTGGGAACAAATTCTTCCTCTGATGAGGACATTCTTCTAAATGAAGGAATGAGATGAAGTCACGGGCCTAGAGTGGTACCGGTGAATCAAGGTGTGAGCACAAAGATAAGTGTGATTACTGTAAAGCCGCTAGGCGAGGCTAGTAAGGATAATTTTGTTCTTGACCTTGGCTGGCTGAAGACCTAAACCAGCAGAATTTTTTGGGATGCTACTTTCTCCCATGAGACATAGTGCATCCTCCTCTTTTGAGCAGTTGTTCCCCATAAGAAATCCCCTTGGATCTTATCAACGGTGTTGCATATTTTTTTGGGGAGACTGAAGTACTGCATAGAGTTAATAGGAATGGCATTTAACCTTGATTTAGCTAAGGTTAGCTGCCCAGTAGTTGTTAAAAAGTTCAACTTTTCAACTAGCAAGTTTTTTCCTCGTATGATCAATAATATACTGGAAATCATCAGACTTAGCTTTGCGGTTAAGGATAGGGAAATCAAGGTATTTATTAAAGGAAGTGGTAGACGTGATATTAAAGAGAGGATGAACTGAACTTCTACTGTCCACATCCCATAATTTAGACAACATAGATTTCGACTTTGCTGCGTTAATTTTTGGTCCTGAAAGATCGCAGAAGAAGGACATGCTTTTATAAACTGTATGAACGGAATGTTGGTTTCCACTGGATATACGAGTTAAGTCGCCAGTAACAAATAAGTGGGAGAAATGAGGACCTATTGGTTGAATAGAGATACGCTCCCAGAGAAGGGTGTCAACCTGGTGATTTATATAATTGGATAGAAGTTTCATGCAAAGAATTAAGATGTAAGCTGACATGGGTCTCCTTGCCTTATTCCTCTAGACGGGGAGAAGTAATTAGTTTGGGTTCCATTAACAAGGACAACAATGTTGGAAGTActgatataatttataattaatttagagaAATTGGGAGGAAATCTAAAGGGACAAAGGGTTTGGTAGATATGACCACCTGAAGTTGGTTGTCCTTCCACGGACACATTATGACTGGATCCATttgaaatttcaagattttaaaaCTATCAGCGAGTATAACTCTTCCATGTTTAAAATTATCtcacaattaaaattatgtggagAAAATATCACTGACCATGATATGctggaaaaacattttccactTTTCCTGCCTTGAGTATGCTTCTGCAACAACAATACCGAAAAATGGGATTTAAAAAGTATTCCGAATTAATTTCACATCTCCTTATTGCTGAACAACATAATGACTTACTGATGAAAAACCATGAAAGTCGCTATGCCATTTCCTGAAGTAAATACGGTAAATTTTCACCAATCTAGGCGTGAAAAAGGTCGTGGCCTAACTCGTGGCCGTGGTCGTGGTCGAGGAAGAAATTTCAATTGTGGTGATCGTCTTGGACTAAATAATAACCTTCAACACCAGCAATGTAAAAATGAAGAATGAAAAACATGACGTAGTGCAGAAGAAAAATTCAGACAACAAATGTTATCGATGTGGAGGAAAAGGACATTGATCACGTACCTGCCGTACGCCAAGACACCTGATTGAGCTATACCAAGCATCCCTGAAGGAGGTGAAAAATAACGCAGAATCCAACTTTATCACGGAAGATACTGTTAAACCCATGCATCTAGATGTAGCGGATTTCTTTGAGAATCCCGAAGGACACATAGATCACCTGATAGGTGATGGGTCTGtgataatgtatatatatttcattttcgtCGTTTATATGAACTAGTATGAATATGTTTTCCTAGATTTGTAAATAACAAAGGTTGTGTAATGTTTTTTGTTcagtaataatattataatatttatttcttttatatcattCATCTTGAAGAGTATATGGATACCTCAATGATCAATCATGAAGATATTTGTGTAATTGATAGTGAAACAATGCACACCATATTCAAAGATGAGAAATACTTCCCCTACTTGCTTACAAGAAAAGCAAATGTTACTACAATTTCTGGTAATTCAAACTTAATAGAAGGCTCCAGAAGAGCTACTATACTCCTGCATAAGGGGACAAAACTTGTCATAGAAGATGCTTTGTTCTCTTTTAAATCCCCAAGAAACctgttaagttttaaagatatTCGCCAAAATGGATATCATTTTgagaaaatgaatgaaatgaatgttgAATACCTTGGTATTACCAAGATTGTCTCATACCAGAAATATGTGTTGGAGAAATTATCAACTTCATCTTCTGGTCtgtattatgcaaaaataagtaAGATTGAAGCACACTCTATCGTAAACCAGAGAAAGACTTTTGTGCTTTGGCATGATCGAATATGTTATCCTGGATCAATAATGATGAGACGAATCATTGAAAACTCAAATGGATGAGTTTTCGTGTGTTGCTTGTTCTCAAGGCAAATTGATTACTAGGTCATCACCAATGAAGGTTAACATTGAATCCCCTCAATTTTCAGAACGAATACATggggatatttgtggacctattcaccCATCTAGTGGGTCGTTTAGATATTTTACGGTCCTAATAGACGCATCTTcaagatggtctcatgtgtgaCTCTTATCATCTCACAACCTGGCGTTTGAaaaattattggcacaaatGATACGATTAAGAGCGCAATTTCAGATTATCCCATTAACACAATTCGTCTTGATAATGCCGCCGAATTCAAATCTCAAGATTTTGATGCTTATTGCGTATCGGTAGGGATAAAAGTTGAACATCCCATagctcatgttcatactcaaaatggCCTTGGTGAGTCATTTATTAAGCACTTACAATTGATAGTAAGACCTCTACTTATGAAAAGTGAGTTGCCTACTACTGTTTAGGTCATGGTATCTTGCATGCAACATCACTTATTCGTCTCAGACTGGCTCATTATAATAAATGCTCCCCATGACAATTGGTATTTGGCCATCAACCAAATATTGCTCATCTTCAAATTTTTGGATGTGCTGTATATGTGCTTGTAGCACCACCTCAACGCACCAAGATGAGCCTTAAAAGAAGGTTAGGcatatatgttgggtttgattCACCCTCCATGATTCGCTACCTTGAGTCATTGATGGAAAATTTATTCACTGCAAGATTTGCAGATTGTCGATTTGATGAAACAAATTTTCCGCAATTAGGGGGAgacaaaaataaacttaaaagtgaaATTGCATGAAAAGTTTCATCATTATCTCATTTTGATCCACGCTCCCCTGTATGTGAACAAGAGGTCCAAAAGATCATCCATTTGCAAAACATAGCAAATCAAATGCTAGACGCATTTACTGATTCAAAAAGGATAACAAAGTCACATATTCCTACAGTAAATGTGCCTATCTGAATCGATGTTTCAAAAGGACCATCTACAAGTGTCATAATTTCTGAATCACAAATACGCCTGAAGCGTGGTAGACCACTGggttcaaaagataaaaatcctagaaaaaaaagtacaaaaaatgaCACTACAAAAGAATCTCACGAAGAAATTCAAGATCTGATTAATCCTGATATTCTTGAAGAGATCAATGAATCCGAGACTCAAGTAAATGAAGAATCTCTATAAGTTCTACAGGTGATTGGATAAGTTTAGAGGATATTGAACCTCTATCTGTCGAAGAATGTCGAGAAAGACgtgattggccaaaatggcaagaaGCAATGCAATAAGAATTAAATTCACTTGCTAAGCGTAAGGTTTTTGGACCAGTAGTCCAAATGCCTAATGATGTTAAATCAATCGGCTATAAATGGGTCTTTGTACGCAAAAGAAATGAGATTGTAAGATACAAGGCACACCTTGTTGCACAAGGATTCTCTCAACGACCCGATGTCGACTATGAAGAAACATATTCACCTATTATGGATGCAATAACTTTTTGATATCTCATCGGTTTAGCTGtacatgaaaatattgaaattcatCTAACGAATGTGGTTACAACTTACCTTTACGGTTCActtgataatgaaatttatatgaaagttTCGGAAGGACTTAAAATCTCCGAAGCATGTAGTTCAAAATCTCGGGAAATGTATTCAATTAGATTACAAAAGTCATTATATGGACACATGTGGTATAATCGCCTCAGTGAGTACTTGATAAAACAAGGTTATATAAACGATGTCATTTGTCCttgtatatttattaagaaaacagCATTGGGGTTTGTTATTCTTgctgtttatgttgatgacattaatttaatttgaactCCAAAAGAGGTTCAAAAGGCAATTGAATATCTAAAGAAagaatttgatatgaaagaccttggaaagacaaaaatttgtcttggactacaaataaaatatttagtagaCGGGGTCTTCATCCATCAATCTGCCAATACTGAGAAAATATTGAAACGATTTTACATGGACAAAGCACATCCATTAATTACTCCAATGGTTGTCCGATCACTTGAAGTGAGTAAGGATCCATTCCGACCTCAAGAAGAGGATGAGGAACCTCTTGGTCCAGAAGTACCTTAGTGCAATCGGGGCACTTATATATCTTGCTAATGCTTCGAGACCTTACATAGCATTTTCTGTT
This genomic window contains:
- the LOC138347982 gene encoding uncharacterized protein, which codes for MAVSESNEAAVAPSHSIEIDHYHPLYLHPSDTSLSSLISIQLTALLGKSKLGFVDGKHTREAFPSSLHDLWEKYNAIVLSWIIDSIRKELLSSVIYALNASKVWSDLKERFDKVDVSHIYFLHKEIHSRTQGTSSVSDYFSRLCEYWDEFDDIMPCLACNRPESRKNMQHFDYQRLLQFLIGLNESYAPNKSRIVLMTYTPSINQAYSMVISEESQRSLGKSV